The region ACGAGGGCGCGGTGCTAGCACCGTAACCGAGGAGCAACGCAGCGCTGGTTCGAAAGACACCGGCTCTTCCTTCCCCGCGCTTCAGCGCCTCTTCCCCACAACACCTCCCCTCCATTCTACCAGTGAACTCTCGAGCTTGGTATCACTCCCCATTTCCGCCAGAAGATCCTCCGCGCTCTTCAGACCGCTCGACCCGATTTGCCTTTGGGCTCCATCGAGGCTCTTTTCAATAATTCATAAGGTAATCACCTTTTCATCGATTCAGGGTCCCGACGTACCAAGCCACGACTTCCGGCCCGGCGAAGAACCAAAAGAGCGCCCCAAAGGCCAACCAAGGACCAAAGGGCAGCTTGGCTGCCCACTCTTGGCGACCTACGAGCCGCGCCAGAATCGTTCCCAAGAGCCCGCCCACCGACCCACCAAGGATGGAGAAAAGCGCCCCCTCCCAGCCGAGGAACGCGCCAATCATGGCCAGCAACTTGACATCGCCAAAGCCCATGGCCTCCCGGGGAATGGTGATGCCTTTGGTTCTCCCAGAGAGCTGGGTGACCGTTTCCAGCGAGGTCTCTTTGCCGCCAAACAAGAAGCGATCGGAATAGATCACTAGCTCCCCGGCGCCGCGCTTTTTCCCATCCACCGAGAAAGAGGCGCAATCGATCAGCAGGCGGTCCTTCTTCCGATAGAAGAACTCATTCCAAGGATGCTCTTCGTCCTCCAAAAAAAGGAAGATTTCCTCATCCCGCTCCTCCACTTTCCAGGGCTTCGCTGCGTCGAAGGCGAATTTCTTGCGCCCGAAAGCGAGCTTTCCCAATTCACTCACGGCGAAGAGCGTTCCAAATCCCACCGCCGCCCCCATGGCCGACGCCGCCAGCGCACCCCCGCGCGATTCCCCGCCCAAAAATCCGGGAATGGCCACCGAGAAAATGAGGCCCGCTACGATACCGCCCAGTGAGGTGCTATCGGGAATGATGTAGTGCTCCGCATCCACAAAGGTGGCCACCACCAGCAGACTCACAAAGACCCAGAAGGCCATCGCTAGCGCCCAGTCCTCCTGCCGATGCCATACCCAGAGGAACAGCCCCCCCGTGAGGGCTTCCACCAAAAGGTAGCGCGGGGAGATGGCGGACTTGCACTTGGCGCATTTCCCACCCAGGAGCAGCCAACTCAAAATCGGAATGTTCAGCCAAATCGGAAATTGATACTGACAGGTGGGACAGAAGGACCGCTTGGGGTTGTTGACCGAGAGATTGCGAGGCAGGCGGTAAATGCAGACATTCAGGAACGAGCCAATGACGGTGCCCGTCACGAAGACCATCGCGAGAATCGCCGGATGAAAGTAGACTTCGGGGTTCATGACTGGAGAAAGGCCTCGCTCGATTGTAGAATTGCCCCTCTTGATTGCGAGCACTTAGTTAAGAAACCTTAAGAATTCCCATGCCAAGCGAAGCCTTTCGTCAGGCGCGTCGGGTGGCGCGCAAGCTCTCGGCCGCCGGTCATACCGCTTGGTTGGCCGGGGGCTGC is a window of Verrucomicrobiota bacterium DNA encoding:
- a CDS encoding prepilin peptidase codes for the protein MNPEVYFHPAILAMVFVTGTVIGSFLNVCIYRLPRNLSVNNPKRSFCPTCQYQFPIWLNIPILSWLLLGGKCAKCKSAISPRYLLVEALTGGLFLWVWHRQEDWALAMAFWVFVSLLVVATFVDAEHYIIPDSTSLGGIVAGLIFSVAIPGFLGGESRGGALAASAMGAAVGFGTLFAVSELGKLAFGRKKFAFDAAKPWKVEERDEEIFLFLEDEEHPWNEFFYRKKDRLLIDCASFSVDGKKRGAGELVIYSDRFLFGGKETSLETVTQLSGRTKGITIPREAMGFGDVKLLAMIGAFLGWEGALFSILGGSVGGLLGTILARLVGRQEWAAKLPFGPWLAFGALFWFFAGPEVVAWYVGTLNR